The following are from one region of the Ignavibacteriota bacterium genome:
- a CDS encoding rhodanese-like domain-containing protein, with product MKIFSYKKIFGILLTSIFIGFLINYFNPKGISLIRETPEINWASDSLFNNLETVTIEDDSITSIPEEINVNQSDTNSQPEISSKKREDFIQPPTEPIKTEDKKTGTVVAFTEPKAVTLDQAYKLFNSGVLFIDARDEADYVLGHISNSINIPFDDFDNHKQKLEKLSIEKPMVVYCAGTDCDLSHLLANLLFEKGYKQVYVFFGGWNEWIEANYLIDKSAE from the coding sequence ATGAAAATATTCAGTTATAAAAAAATATTTGGTATTCTTTTAACAAGCATCTTTATAGGATTCCTGATTAATTACTTTAATCCTAAAGGCATATCTTTAATTCGGGAAACGCCTGAAATCAATTGGGCTTCTGATTCATTGTTTAACAATCTTGAGACTGTGACCATTGAGGATGATAGTATCACCAGCATTCCGGAAGAAATAAATGTAAATCAATCTGATACTAACTCTCAACCAGAAATTTCATCGAAAAAGAGAGAAGACTTTATTCAACCACCAACTGAGCCAATTAAAACCGAAGATAAAAAAACCGGGACAGTTGTAGCTTTCACTGAGCCAAAAGCTGTTACATTAGATCAAGCTTATAAACTTTTTAATAGTGGAGTCTTGTTCATTGATGCAAGAGATGAAGCAGATTATGTTTTGGGACATATATCTAATTCCATTAATATTCCGTTTGATGATTTTGATAATCACAAACAAAAACTGGAAAAACTTTCCATAGAAAAGCCGATGGTTGTGTATTGTGCTGGGACTGATTGCGATTTAAGTCACCTACTTGCAAATCTTCTTTTTGAAAAAGGTTATAAACAGGTCTATGTTTTCTTTGGCGGCTGGAACGAGTGGATTGAAGCAAATTATTTAATTGATAAATCTGCTGAGTAA